In Pongo pygmaeus isolate AG05252 chromosome 13, NHGRI_mPonPyg2-v2.0_pri, whole genome shotgun sequence, one genomic interval encodes:
- the PHF2 gene encoding lysine-specific demethylase PHF2 isoform X2 — translation MATVPVYCVCRLPYDVTRFMIECDACKDWFHGSCVGVEEEEAPDIDIYHCPNCEKTHGKSTLKKKRTWHKHGPGQAPDVKPVQNGSQLFIKELRSRTFPSAEDVVARVPGSQLTLGYMEEHGFTEPILVPKKDGLGLAVPAPTFYVSDVENYVGPERSVDVTDVTKQKDCKMKLKEFVDYYYSTNRKRVLNVTNLEFSDTRMSSFVEPPDIVKKLSWVENYWPDDALLAKPKVTKYCLICVKDSYTDFHIDSGGASAWYHVLKGEKTFYLIRPASANISLYERWRSASNHSEMFFADQVDKCYKCIVKQGQTLFIPSGWIYATLTPVDCLAFAGHFLHSLSVEMQMRAYEVERRLKLGSLTQFPNFETACWYMGKHLLEAFKGSHKSGKQLPPHLVQGAKILNGAFRSWTKKQALAEHEDELPEHFKPSQLIKDLAKEIRLSENASKAVRPEVNTVASSDEVCDGDREKEEPPSPIEATPPQSLLEKVSKKKTPKTVKMPKPSKIPKPPKPPKPPRPPKTLKLKDGGKKKGKKSRESASPTIPNLDLLEAHTKEALTKMEPPKKGKATKSVLSVPNKDVVHMQNDVERLEIREQTKSKSEAKWKYKNSKPDSLLKMEEEQKLEKSPLAGNKDNKFSFSFSNKKLLGSKALRPPTSPGVFGALQNFKEDKPKPVRDEYEYVSDDGELKIDEFPIRRKKNAPKRDLSFLLDKKAVLPTPVTKPKLDSAAYKSDDSSDEGSLHIDTDTKPGRNARVKKESGSSAAGILDLLQASEEVGALEYNPSSQPPASPSTQEAIQGMLSMANLQASDSCLQTTWGAGQAKGSSLAAHGARKNGGGSGKSAGKRLLKRAAKNSVDLDDYEEEQDHLDACFKDSDYVYPSLESDEDNPIFKSRSKKRKGSDDAPYSPTARVGPSVPRQDRPVREGTRVASIETGLAAAAAKLSQQEEQKSKKKKSAKRKLTPNTTSPSTSTSISAGTTSTSTTPASTTPASTTPASTTPASTSTASSQASQEGSSPEPPPESHSSSLADHEYTAAGAFTGAQAGRASQPMAPGVFLTQRRPSASSPNNNTAAKGKRTKKGMATAKQRLGKILKIHRNGKLLL, via the exons TGCTGAAGACGTGGTGGCCCGTGTGCCAGGAAGTCAGCTCACGCTGGGCTACATGGAGGAGCACGGCTTCACCGAGCCCATCCTCGTCCCTAAGAAAGACGGGCTGGGTCTGGCTGTCCCGGCCCCCACGTTCTATGTCAGTGACGTCGAGAACTACGTGG GGCCGGAGCGGAGTGTGGATGTGACAGATGTCACCAAGCAGAAGGACTGCAAGATGAAGCTGAAGGAGTTTGTGGACTATTACTACAGCACCAACCGCAAGCGGGTCCTCAACGTCACCAACCTCGAGTTCTCCGACACCCG aATGTCCAGCTTCGTGGAGCCACCTGACATTGTGAAGAAACTGTCATGGGTAGAAAACTACTGGCCAGATGATGCATTGCTGGCCAAGCCCAAAGTGACCAAGTACTGCCTGATCTGCGTGAAGGACAGTTACACCGACTTCCACATCGACTCTGGGGGCGCCTCTGCCTGGTACCACGTGCTCAAG GGGGAGAAGACCTTCTATCTCATCAGGCCGGCCTCGGCCAACATCTCCCTGTATGAGCGCTGGCGGTCTGCCTCTAACCACAGCGAGATGTTCTTTGCCGACCAGGTCGACAAATGCTACAAGTGCATCGTCAAGCAGGGCCAGACCCTCTTCATCCCCTCAG gctggatctACGCCACGCTCACCCCTGTGGACTGCCTAGCCTTCGCGGGACATTTCCTCCACAGCCTGAGCGTGGAGATGCAGATGAG AGCATATGAAGTGGAAAGGAGGTTGAAACTGGGCAGCCTGACTCAGTTTCCCAACTTCGAAACTGCGTGCTGGTACATGGGGAAGCACCTGCTGGAGGCGTTCAAAG GCTCTCACAAATCTGGGAAGCAGCTGCCCCCTCATCTAGTCCAAGGAGCTAAAATTCTCAATGGTGCTTTCCGATCATGGACGAAGAAGCAG GCTTTGGCAGAGCATGAGGACGAGCTCCCGGAGCACTTCAAACCTTCACAGCTCATCAAAGACCTGGCCAAAGAGATCCGGCTCAGTGAG AATGCCTCCAAAGCCGTCCGACCGGAAGTGAATACTGTCGCCTCATCAGATGAGGTGTGTGACGGGGACCGGGAGAAGGAGGAGCCCCCGTCTCCCATTGAGGCCACCCCGCCTCAATCCCTCCTGGAGAAAGTGTCCAAAAAAAAGACTCCCAAAACTGTGAAGATGCCCAAGCCGTCCAAAATCCCCAAGCCCCCGAAGCCCCCTAAGCCCCCAAGGCCCCCCAAAACCCTGAAGCTCAAAGATGGAggcaagaagaaagggaagaagtcCCGGGAGTCAGCCTCGCCCACCATCCCCAACCTGGACTTGCTCGAAGCCCACACCAAGGAGGCACTGACCAAGATGGAGCCACCCAAGAAGGGCAAG GCCACAAAGAGCGTCCTGAGTGTGCCCAACAAAGATGTGGTTCACATGCAGAATGATGTGGAGAGGCTGGAAATTCGAGAGCAAACCAAGAGCAAGTCAGAGGCCAAGTGGAAGTACAAG AACAGCAAACCCGACTCCTTACTGAAGATGGAAGAGGAACAGAAGCTAGAGAAGTCACCTCTAGCTGGAAACAAAGACAAcaagttctctttttctttctccaacaAGAAACTCCTTGG CTCCAAGGCTCTCAGGCCCCCGACGAGCCCTGGTGTGTTCGGGGCCTTGCAGAACTTCAAGGAGGACAAGCCCAAGCCCGTGCGGGATGAGTATGAGTACGTGTCGGACGACGGTGAGCTCAAGATCGACGAGTTTCCCATCAGGAGGAAGAAAAACGCCCCGAAAAGGGACTTGTCCT TCTTGTTGGATAAGAAGGCTGTGCTGCCCACACCTGTCACGAAGCCAAAGCTGGACTCGGCAGCGTACAAG AGTGATGACTCCTCGGACGAGGGTTCGCTGCACATCGACACAGACACCAAGCCCGGCCGCAATGCCAGAGTCAAGAAGGAGAGTGGGAGCTCGGCAGCCGGCATCTTGGACCTGCTGCAGGCCAGCGAGGAGGTCGGCGCCCTGGAGTACAACCCCAGCAG CCAGCCTCCGGCCTCCCCCAGCACACAGGAAGCCATTCAGGGAATGCTGTCCATGGCCAACCTGCAGGCCTCCGACTCCTGCCTGCAGACCACGTGGGGTGCTGGCCAGGCCAAGGGGAGCTCGCTGGCTGCCCATGGTGCCCGGAAGAATGGGGGTGGCAGTGGCAAGAGTGCAGGCAAACGACTGCTGAAGAGGGCTGCCAAGAACAGTGTCGACCTGGATGACTACGAGGAAGAGCAGGACCACCTGGATGCCTGCTTCAAGGACTCAGACTATG TTTACCCCTCACTGGAGTCAGACGAAGACAACCCCATCTTCAAGTCCCGGTCGAAGAAAAGGAAAGGCTCAGACGACGCTCCCTACAGCCCAACAG CAAGGGTCGGCCCATCGGTGCCAAGACAGGACAGGCCTGTGCGTGAGGGTACACGGGTGGCTTCCATCGAGACCGGGTTGGCGGCTGCTGCAGCTAAGCTGTCCCAGCAG GAGGagcagaaaagcaagaaaaaaaagagtgccaAGAGGAAGCTGACTCCTAACACcacctccccttccacctccacctccatctctgccggcaccacctccacctccaccacgcCAGCCTCTACCACCCCTGCCTCCACCACACCAGCCTCTACCACCCCGGCCTCCACCAGCACGGCCAGCAGCCAGGCCTCGCAGGAGGGCAGCTCGCCAGAGCCCCCGCCTGAGTCGCATAGCAGCAGCCTGGCCGACCATGAGTACACAGCCGCTGGCGCCTTCACCGGGGCCCAGGCTGGCCGTGCCTCCCAGCCCATGGCCCCCGGGGTCTTTCTCACACAGAGGCGGCCCTCCGCATCGTCTCCAAACAACAACACCGCTGCCAAAG GAAAACGTACGAAAAAGGGCATGGCGACCGCCAAGCAGAGGCTtgggaaaattttgaaaattcatcGGAACGGGAAACTACTCCTTTAA